The Lepus europaeus isolate LE1 chromosome 6, mLepTim1.pri, whole genome shotgun sequence genome includes a window with the following:
- the DLEU7 gene encoding leukemia-associated protein 7, translated as MASPAPLVASISHQMVALQTLQLLQQEWGWGDGPGAPGGSRDPDHVLAAPVRRSGPLRAQLGPELGMGGGAVGAGARASSPEVEVEGGAELLPLPRDRGPCTLARMAMRSALARVVDSTSELVSVEQTLLGPLQQERSFPIHLKDSVEFRNICSHLALQIEGQQFDRDLNAAHQCLKTIVKKLIQSLANLPSDAHMVACASLRQILQNLPDV; from the exons ATGGCCAGCCCCGCGCCCTTAGTGGCCTCCATTAGTCACCAAATGGTGGCTCTGCAgaccctgcagctgctgcagcaggAATGGGGCTGGGGGGACGGGCCGGGCGCCCCGGGAGGCTCACGCGACCCGGACCACGTGTTGGCCGCTCCGGTCCGCCGCTCAGGCCCGCTGAGGGCccagctggggccagagctggggatggggggcggggccgtgggggCCGGGGCGCGGGCGAGCTCCccggaggtggaggtggaggggggcGCCgagctgctgcccctcccccgggaCCGCGGGCCCTGCACCCTGGCGCGGATGGCGATGCGCAGCGCGCTGGCCCGTGTGGTGGACTCGACCTCCGAGCTGGTTAGTGTGGAGCAGACGCTGCTGGGGCCACTCCAGCAGGAGCGGTCCTTCCCCATCCACCTGAAG GACAGTGTTGAGTTTAGAAACATCTGCAGTCATTTGGCTCTACAAATCGAAGGACAGCAGTTTGACAGAGACTTGAATGCTGCCCACCAGTGCTTGAAGACCATAGTCAAGAAGCTGATCCAGTCCCTTGCCAATCTTCCTTCGGATGCCCACATGGTGGCCTGTGCGTCCTTGAGACAGATCTTGCAGAATCTCCCAGACGTATGA